The Huiozyma naganishii CBS 8797 chromosome 6, complete genome genome includes a window with the following:
- the GIN4 gene encoding protein kinase GIN4 (similar to Saccharomyces cerevisiae KCC4 (YCL024W) and GIN4 (YDR507C); ancestral locus Anc_1.52), which produces MITNKTTPTIKGDQIGSWKMGETLGLGSTGKVQLAYNKTTGNQAAIKVISKTIFQDSNVTSMVDNTTPDALPYGIEREIVIMKLLNHANVLRLYDVWETNSNLYMVLEYAEKGELFNLLVERGPLPENEAIRFFRQIIIGISYCHALGIVHRDLKPENLLLDTKYNIKIADFGMAALETEDKLLETSCGSPHYAAPEIVSGIPYHGFASDVWSCGVILYALLTGRLPFDEEDGNIRNLLLKVQAGQFEMPEDDEISKEAQNLISKILVVNPAERITARDILKHPLLQKYPSIKDSKSIRNLPREDTYLHPLAETNSAIDENILQNLVVLWHGRDPAEIRVKLKEHGANAEKTLYAMLNRFKLDVEQENLKNEHLKNRQSGGQSTSMAPATNQSTAVNRSSGNKNTTPRKKNRASVISVTSSHKRPISFQKLPTLNSTSSLAAITPSTSARRKRLSKISGYPVSNVNGSPTPASRKKRNSMANIQAARSSTIKKTNTFKKNNRASKRVSILPNNKNGTIASKLISTYAKLSEDDEWEYLEQETKRTSSNFATLIDEIFEHEKYEQIRKEKEELARKVREAKEREEAERKQKELQEREKQRERERKENETNDRQRIMEEEIENLKKELDMMSHEGKTESRSVSEPLNKKQGGVEIEVKELLRQRNAALQTRPKSRLDPGLFFDSAESDTRNPSLQVFEGEVDNKLKTEKAILETIRRSKFLGSSFDISKELKSASARSDYSRAPGRVITAPSNLERSDVLPKNAIATAPLRIHSDQPEVRKISDIKVPQFTRKSRNFSESSKRLSVLSMYSTRQSFKNLSDMMNFESENTDAAENRGQIATPNSAGQSEFLFESVNEEAENTNNTSTDGKLYEVSESPESSSKKGLRVNLSDRYNKANSEADMENKLPILPPLDPEIAGLGIYQDQPEEVNAKPQEKKSKSKSAETGDISEGEPEVSDLKAENIRKAPQPPITEKKKLDAKKQRNDERTKASKENTFSNNFLRKLSGQSNTTTQSVKKTKLGAEDGIHTTVSATQMYQGLYNLLRGWGSYGLKSIKGNSENMTITGKLASENILSLRSTIFEIIIIREGKGSKVDIKKKSGSTKAVNRLAGEVKNVLVKEGVMITIK; this is translated from the coding sequence TTTCGAAGACTATATTCCAGGACTCGAATGTGACGTCGATGGTGGATAACACGACGCCAGACGCGCTGCCCTACGGCATCGAGAGGGAAATAGTCATTATGAAACTGCTGAACCATGCAAACGTGCTCAGACTGTACGACGTTTGGGAAACAAACAGCAACTTGTACATGGTCTTGGAGTACGCAGAGAAGGGCGAGTTGTTTAACTTGCTAGTGGAAAGGGGCCCACTGCCAGAAAACGAGGCAATCAGGTTTTTCAGACAGATCATTATCGGTATCTCGTACTGCCACGCGTTGGGGATTGTACACAGAGACTTGAAACCGGAAAACTTACTTCTGGACACGAAATATAACATCAAGATCGCAGATTTTGGGATGGCAGCACTCGAGACGGAGGATAAACTCTTGGAGACGTCCTGTGGATCTCCACATTACGCAGCACCCGAAATTGTATCTGGGATCCCCTACCACGGGTTCGCCAGTGACGTGTGGTCCTGTGGGGTCATTCTCTACGCGCTTTTGACCGGGAGGTTACCCttcgacgaggaggatggGAACATCAGAAACCTGCTGTTGAAAGTTCAAGCGGGTCAATTTGAAATGCCAGAGGATGACGAAATATCGAAGGAGGCACAGAACCTAATAAGTAAGATCCTTGTAGTTAACCCTGCTGAAAGGATAACGGCAAGagatattttgaaacatCCACTGTTGCAAAAATATCCAAGCATCAAGGACTCCAAGAGTATAAGGAACTTACCCCGCGAGGACACATACCTTCATCCATTGGCGGAAACGAACTCCGCTATAGATGAAAACATCCTACAGAACCTGGTCGTTCTGTGGCACGGTAGGGACCCTGCAGAGATTCGGgtcaagttgaaggaacaTGGCGCCAACGCTGAAAAGACGCTGTACGCCATGCTGAATAGATTCAAGTTAGACGTGGAGCAggaaaatttgaagaatgaacatttgaagaacagacAATCCGGTGGACAATCCACGTCCATGGCCCCTGCAACTAATCAGAGTACCGCGGTTAACAGATCCTCGGGGAATAAAAACACGACTccgagaaagaaaaacagagCATCTGTTATAAGCGTGACCTCGTCTCATAAAAGACCAAtttctttccaaaaactccccactttgaacagtacaTCCTCACTCGCTGCGATCACGCCCAGCACATCggcaagaagaaagagacTCTCGAAAATATCAGGATACCCAGTCAGTAACGTAAATGGCTCTCCAACACCGGCGtcgaggaagaagagaaactCGATGGCAAATATCCAGGCTGCTCGCTCTTCGACTATCAAGAAGacaaacactttcaagaaaaataatagaGCTAGTAAAAGAGTGTCCATCTTACCaaataataaaaatggTACGATAGCGTCAAAGCTAATTTCGACGTACGCCAAGCTGTCAGAAGATGACGAATGGGAATACTTGGAACAAGAAACCAAGCGAACCAGTTCAAACTTCGCCACGCTGATCGATGAGATTTTCGAACACGAAAAGTATGAACAAATcaggaaagaaaaggaggaactgGCACGTAAAGTCAGAGAGGCTAAAGAGCGTGAGGAAGCGGAAAGGAAACAAAAGGAACTACAGGAAAGGGAGAAACAAAGAGAGCGCgaaagaaaggaaaacGAAACAAATGACCGTCAAAGGATAATGGAAGAAGAGATcgaaaatttgaaaaaggaaTTGGACATGATGTCACACGAGGGGAAGACCGAATCAAGATCTGTGTCTGAACCTctcaacaagaaacaaggAGGAGTGGAAATTGAAGTAAAGGAACTTCTAAGACAACGCAATGCCGCCTTACAAACAAGACCTAAATCAAGGTTAGATCCTGGTCTATTCTTCGATTCAGCAGAAAGCGATACCCGCAACCCTTCGTTGCAAGTTTTCGAAGGCGAAGTAGACAACAAGCTGAAAACCGAAAAGGCTATTCTGGAAACGATAAGAAGATCTAAATTTCTGGGCTCTTCGTTCGATATCAGTAAGGAGTTGAAGTCGGCATCAGCTAGGTCAGATTATTCCAGAGCGCCAGGACGTGTTATTACCGCTCCAAGCAATCTAGAACGTAGCGACGttcttccaaaaaatgCTATTGCCACAGCGCCTCTCCGGATACACAGTGATCAACCAGAAGTGAGAAAGATATCCGACATCAAGGTCCCTCAATTTACTAGAAAATCTAGAAACTTTTCTGAGTCCTCAAAGAGACTTTCCGTTTTGTCCATGTATTCGACGAGACAGTCTTTCAAAAATCTTTCGGATATGATGAACTTTGAGAGTGAGAACACTGATGCAGCCGAGAATAGAGGCCAGATAGCAACACCTAATAGCGCCGGCCAATCCGAGTTTCTCTTCGAAAGCGTTAATGAAGAAGCGGAAAACACGAACAACACCTCTACTGATGGGAAATTGTATGAAGTCTCTGAATCTCCGGAAAGCTCTAGTAAAAAGGGTTTGAGAGTAAACTTGTCAGACAGATACAACAAAGCTAACTCTGAAGCTGATATGGAAAATAAATTGCCGATATTACCACCTCTAGACCCTGAGATCGCTGGTCTTGGGATATATCAAGATCAACCAGAAGAGGTCAATGCCAAACCGCAAGAAAAGAAGTCTAAAAGTAAGTCAGCGGAAACTGGGGATATATCCGAAGGTGAGCCAGAAGTGAGTGACCTAAAAGCTGAGAACATTAGAAAAGCTCCTCAACCTCCTATAacggaaaaaaagaaactggatgccaagaaacagaggaaTGACGAGAGAACTAAGGCATCGAAGGAGAACACATTTTCTAACAATTTCCTGAGAAAACTATCCGGTCAGTCGAATACGACAACTCAATCGGTCAAGAAGACCAAACTGGGTGCGGAAGACGGCATACACACAACGGTTTCTGCTACGCAGATGTACCAAGGGTTGTACAATCTGCTGCGTGGGTGGGGATCGTACGGTCTAAAGAGCATCAAAGGTAACAGTGAAAACATGACCATCACTGGGAAATTGGCAAGTGAAAATATTCTTTCCCTACGTTCAACCATCTTTGAGATTATTATAATAAGGGAAGGTAAGGGCAGCAAAGTGgatatcaaaaagaaatcgGGTTCTACCAAGGCTGTTAACAGATTAGCTGGTGAAGTGAAAAACGTGCTTGTTAAGGAAGGAGTTATGATCACAATCAAATAA
- the KNAG0F00300 gene encoding uncharacterized protein (ancestral locus Anc_1.53), which produces MPGTGSSLGELVGCANAQAPSLFTPLKIKSLTVPNRIGVSPMCMNSAVDSKPTNFHQVHYGALALRGPGLIIVECSAVSPDGINSSRDLGLWDEMTAKHHYSSIVEFAHQHRGVIGCQLGSFKSPPIDHWSSEDIRASVDDWAKSSKLAVEVARYDFVEIQGSYGSPAQNFLFSATNHRQDCYGGPPSNRMRYLLDLARSVKANVDRQVPIFMRLTDCEKSEEEGAWTQRDTIDLCLVLAQLGIDVVDIVFTYKRDLKLEGYLPRKQFLQELRHRLDGRGLKLNLASPTRVNDGLDAENTIKDSGLDLILIGKKFLKDPTLVSAFASDLEVEISQPVQYHWGL; this is translated from the coding sequence ATGCCTGGAACTGGGTCATCGCTTGGTGAACTTGTTGGATGCGCAAATGCGCAAGCACCTTCTTTGTTCACGCCGCTCAAGATCAAGTCCCTTACGGTTCCCAACCGCATCGGAGTGTCGCCCATGTGCATGAACTCCGCGGTGGATTCCAAGCCGACCAATTTCCACCAGGTGCACTACGGGGCACTAGCTTTGCGCGGACCCGGGTTGATTATCGTCGAGTGCTCCGCGGTGTCCCCAGATGGAATCAATTCCTCGCGGGACTTGGGGCTTTGGGACGAGATGACTGCGAAACACCACTACAGCAGTATAGTCGAGTTTGCCCACCAGCACAGGGGGGTCATTGGCTGCCAATTGGGAAGTTTTAAGTCACCGCCAATTGACCACTGGTCCTCAGAGGACATTCGTGCAAGCGTCGACGACTGGGCGAAGAGCAGCAAGCTCGCCGTAGAAGTGGCACGTTACGATTTCGTAGAGATTCAGGGCAGCTACGGGTCCCCCGctcaaaactttctgttCTCCGCAACTAACCATCGGCAAGACTGCTATGGGGGTCCACCGTCAAACAGAATGCGGTACCTGCTGGACTTGGCCCGCTCTGTGAAGGCGAATGTCGATCGCCAGGTGCCCATCTTCATGAGATTAACCGACTGTGAGAAATCGGAGGAAGAAGGCGCTTGGACGCAACGCGACACCATCGACCTGTGTTTGGTGCTAGCACAGCTCGGAATAGACGTAGTGGATATCGTTTTCACTTACAAACGGGACCTCAAATTAGAGGGCTACCTACCAAGAAAACAGTTCTTACAAGAGCTCAGGCATAGACTCGATGGGAGGGGTCTCAAATTGAATCTCGCATCACCAACGAGAGTTAACGATGGCCTAGATGCAGAAAATACAATAAAGGACAGTGGACTGGACTTGATTCTCATAGGgaagaagtttttgaaggatcCTACCTTAGTGTCCGCTTTCGCATCTGATTTGGAAGTTGAAATTTCACAACCTGTTCAGTACCACTGGGGGCTTTAA
- the GMC1 gene encoding putative oxidoreductase (similar to Saccharomyces cerevisiae YDR506C; ancestral locus Anc_1.54), translating to MMTMQWVILIVIALVGAAVQSAETLEMTFRVTQEVNAEGRPIVSINGFLTTYGPEIRVQQGQLLRLTVVNELCSDGGFESDALTQAYCETSLHIHGLVPLENSVDGVPQLTQEPIHRGDSYTYTIRIPDDACGTFWYHSHSSVQYGDGMRGVFIVECPAMDQLISDVVRTIGDGDVQPGRLELGTSRTSEFPVNLSGVQEQVFTLSDYYLDGNLDILKSSVWGPEGGPDPRVEESLINGSAQDNVVFLLEGSSKYLKLRVVNTGMSGTQILHLLGHKIIVIETDGVLIVPFVVETLTLAVGQRYTVVVKLQSDSPVQLINGCGKMMGYVRKTAWLAHRPAIGDPPNQLSAEDISIRKLPGFHTNDLYRDFKPLDAISGTEWVPPDTTVTFEYQYDSGSSVKQKFGTGMYTVNGRVFEEYFADPVPLAGSQIVEIVVNALDHMRHPWHLHGHHFQVVSLGGGGEGPLRDDNPRARARYAQDVAHWQETGETPMTRDSINIAGNSFAVLRIVTDHPGLWALHCHAEWHMMKGLGVVLDEQAATTTTTTTNTITATTTTAKMTTGKGKIVALLVYALVMLLLCTALYHHFEAPTVKHTIHLGARV from the coding sequence ATGATGACGATGCAGTGGGTGATTCTGATAGTGATCGCATTGGTgggtgctgctgttcaatcTGCGGAGACGCTGGAAATGACATTCCGCGTCACGCAGGAGGTCAATGCGGAGGGCAGGCCCATCGTGTCCATCAACGGGTTTCTGACGACGTACGGGCCGGAGATACGGGTCCAGCAGGGCCAGTTGCTGCGGCTGACTGTGGTGAACGAGTTATGCTCTGACGGTGGGTTTGAGAGCGATGCTTTGACTCAGGCATACTGCGAGACGTCATTACATATCCATGGTTTGGTTCCCTTGGAGAACAGCGTGGATGGTGTCCCGCAATTGACACAGGAACCGATCCATCGGGGGGACAGTTACACGTACACAATCAGGATCCCGGACGATGCGTGTGGGACTTTCTGGTACCATTCGCACTCGTCAGTGCAGTACGGCGATGGGATGAGAGGCGTGTTCATAGTGGAATGCCCAGCGATGGACCAGCTCATCAGTGACGTGGTCCGCACCATTGGCGATGGTGATGTTCAACCGGGCCGTTTGGAACTGGGAACTTCGAGGACAAGTGAATTCCCTGTTAATCTGTCGggtgttcaagaacaagtgtTCACGCTCAGCGACTACTACTTGGATGGGAACCTGGACATCTTGAAGAGCAGCGTTTGGGGCCCTGAAGGCGGTCCAGACCCTCGCGTTGAGGAATCGCTCATAAACGGCAGTGCTCAGGACAACGTGGTATTTCTACTGGAAGGTTCGAGCAAGTATCTGAAACTGCGGGTGGTGAACACCGGGATGTCCGGCACGCAGATACTCCACCTGCTGGGTCACAAGATAATCGTTATTGAGACAGATGGGGTGCTAATTGTACCATTTGTGGTGGAGACACTCACGCTGGCTGTAGGGCAGCGGTACACCGTGGTGGTGAAGTTGCAAAGTGACTCTCCAGTACAACTGATTAACGGGTGCGGCAAGATGATGGGATACGTCCGGAAGACCGCTTGGTTGGCCCACAGGCCAGCAATTGGGGATCCCCCGAATCAATTGTCCGCTGAGGACATCTCGATTAGAAAGCTCCCCGGGTTCCATACAAACGACCTTTACCGAGACTTCAAACCCCTAGACGCGATATCCGGGACAGAATGGGTACCCCCGGATACGACAGTCACTTTCGAGTACCAGTACGATTCCGGGTCCTCTGTTAAACAGAAGTTTGGAACTGGGATGTACACGGTCAACGGCCGCGTGTTCGAGGAGTATTTCGCGGATCCTGTACCGCTAGCGGGCTCGCAGATTGTCGAGATTGTGGTCAACGCTCTGGACCATATGCGGCACCCATGGCACCTTCACGGCCACCATTTCCAAGTGGTATCTCTTGGGGGCGGTGGTGAGGGCCCACTGCGAGATGACAACCCTCGGGCGCGAGCCCGCTATGCCCAAGACGTGGCTCACTGGCAGGAGACCGGTGAAACACCGATGACTCGCGACAGCATCAACATCGCGGGCAACAGTTTTGCTGTGTTGCGGATCGTCACTGATCACCCTGGTCTTTGGGCATTGCACTGCCACGCGGAGTGGCACATGATGAAGGGTCTCGGCGTCGTTCTAGATGAGCAGgctgctactactactaccactaccactaATACTAttactgctactactactactgctaAGATGACGACAGGGAAGGGCAAGATAGTTGCTCTTCTCGTGTACGCCCTCGtgatgttgctgctgtgcaCTGCACTGTACCACCACTTCGAGGCACCCACGGTGAAGCACACGATACATCTTGGAGCACGGGTCTAG
- the KNAG0F00320 gene encoding PSP1 family protein (similar to Saccharomyces cerevisiae PSP1 (YDR505C) and YLR177W; ancestral locus Anc_1.55), which translates to MELPTVSSNSSISDNPELRNYYDNLLFKNQSGKSLTDLPRQLRQQHGEVSPWAVTGTRPAPRPDQVYPGDEAVQVGSFDFINGFQNTLTMPSTHGGRFNTPAAQFFQPTGERVSTASTGVSMPFAASNSFLPSVTQLHSRSNNDSQLFRGTMGRRMSTDNAPPTFGAATGPPAAVYMGGSLSHDTRNRMQQQKPIGSERRSSYISDHLIDAHPPHWNGPDSSQQQVPQIGGAYQPRQAQLHSRQNRPQCDTGDFNAVATYQSNNAVFEHGYRGQVDRHYTAAPELPMENGLLCINGMEIVSSPDLHQLYENCGLNYFSSQVTYEFIDYIKVLVGDAPKSSQHTEDSKVGAVQQFIDFLRNCNANFTSNAIMKDYNIGGLNKLGVNNSSVNVGNSSNFSQDKPLVLVALKNGKLELLSTQQNSNLFLKRGDLVIIDGDRGKDLVQVIEPRVSLNLALFTNFLKKKVHFDSLITSKSQHYPNSDFIRSLVGSKQGSKTTELNSKLYDVIELTQLIIPSKQVLRFATPLEVTTNLHHKFQDELKALHIAQLKLQLLNGNRQSNNEENGGSHAHKKPLNIKILNTEFQFDRKKLTFYYICEERNDFRELIKELFKFYKTRIWLCAIPNNLSIDSKYYDDQRRELNLYEDMVKNYTAENPKSADTVIQEDDSVLAPPLNKIQLDNFQIGVYKELVNELF; encoded by the coding sequence ATGGAGCTACCTACGGTGAGCAGCAACTCGAGCATCTCCGATAATCCGGAATTAAGAAACTACTACGATAAcctgctgttcaagaaccaGAGCGGGAAGTCATTGACGGACCTGCCCCGCCAACTTAGACAGCAGCACGGCGAGGTGTCGCCCTGGGCTGTGACCGGGACGCGTCCCGCACCTAGACCCGATCAGGTTTACCCCGGGGACGAGGCTGTACAGGTCGGTAGTTTTGACTTCATCAACGGGTTTCAGAACACACTCACAATGCCCTCGACACACGGTGGTCGCTTCAATACGCCCGCGGCGCAATTCTTCCAGCCCACAGGCGAGAGGGTCTCCACGGCATCGACGGGCGTGTCTATGCCGTTTGCAGCAAGCAACTCGTTTCTCCCCTCCGTGACACAGCTGCACTCGCGGAGCAACAACGACTCGCAACTTTTTAGAGGCACTATGGGAAGGAGAATGTCTACGGACAACGCTCCTCCGACGTTCGGGGCGGCCACGGGTCCCCCTGCAGCGGTGTACATGGGTGGATCGCTCTCGCATGACACTAGAAACAGAatgcaacagcagaaacCGATCGGCAGTGAAAGGAGGTCCTCTTACATCTCGGATCACTTGATTGATGCGCACCCGCCCCATTGGAATGGCCCGGACAGCTCCCAACAACAGGTGCCACAAATTGGTGGTGCTTACCAGCCCAGACAGGCGCAGCTGCACAGCAGACAAAACAGACCGCAGTGCGATACTGGGGATTTCAACGCGGTAGCGACTTATCAAAGCAACAATGCAGTGTTCGAACATGGCTACCGCGGACAAGTGGACCGGCACTACACTGCTGCCCCGGAATTGCCCATGGAAAACGGCTTGTTGTGCATCAACGGCATGGAGATTGTGTCGTCCCCCGACTTGCACCAACTGTACGAAAACTGCGGACTGAACTACTTCTCAAGCCAAGTCACTTACGAGTTCATTGACTATATTAAGGTCCTTGTGGGTGATGCTCCCAAGAGCTCCCAGCACACAGAAGACTCCAAGGTTGGGGCAGTGCAGCAATTCATAGACTTTTTGAGAAACTGCAATGCGAACTTCACCTCAAACGCAATCATGAAAGACTACAATATCGGCGGTCTGAACAAACTGGGGGTGAACAACTCCTCTGTCAACGTCGGGAACTCGTCCAACTTTTCCCAAGATAAACCACTCGTCCTTGTTGCGTTGAAGAACGGGAAGTTGGAACTTCTGTCCACGCAGCAGAATTCAAAcctgttcttgaagagagGGGACTTGGTCATTATTGACGGAGACCGTGGTAAGGACCTCGTGCAAGTCATCGAGCCCCGTGTGTCACTGAACTTGGCCCTATTCACAAACTTCCTCAAGAAGAAAGTCCACTTTGACTCGTTGATCACCTCAAAGAGCCAGCATTACCCTAACAGCGATTTCATCCGGTCCCTTGTTGGGTCCAAGCAGGGGTCGAAAACTACAGAGCTCAACTCAAAACTGTACGATGTGATTGAGCTGACACAGTTGATCATCCCCTCGAAGCAGGTCCTCAGATTTGCAACGCCTTTGGAGGTTACCACAAATTTGCATCACAAATTCCAAGATGAGCTCAAGGCGTTACACATCGCGCAGTTGAAGTTGCAATTGCTAAACGGTAACAGACAAAGCAATAACGAGGAGAACGGCGGGTCACACGCCCACAAAAAGCCGCTCAACATCAAAATTCTAAACACGGAATTCCAATTCGATCGCAAGAAGCTAACCTTCTACTACATCTGCGAGGAGAGAAACGACTTCAGGGAGCTGATCAAAgaacttttcaaattctACAAGACGCGGATCTGGCTCTGCGCTATCCCGAATAACTTGAGCATCGACTCAAAGTACTACGACGACCAACGGAGGGAACTTAACCTTTACGAAGACATGGTTAAAAACTACACCGCAGAAAACCCGAAATCGGCGGATACCGTGATCCAAGAGGACGACTCCGTTCTGGCGCCGCCGTTGAATAAAATCCAGCTGGACAACTTCCAGATTGGTGTCTACAAGGAGTTGGTCAATGAACTCTTCTGA